Proteins found in one Acidobacteriota bacterium genomic segment:
- a CDS encoding ATP-dependent Clp protease ATP-binding subunit: MFERYTERARRVLFFARYEASQLGSISIETEHLLLGLIREGKGLTSRIFARSHLSLENIRKDIEGRTVFREKVSTSVEIPFSAETKRVLQYAAEEADRLLHNYIGTEHLLLGILREERSVAATILMEKGMRLHQVREDIVQLLNEKTSLTRVKETPLLAEFSRDLTEAAMKNSLDPLVGRDYELERVQQVLCRRTKNNAVLIGEPGVGKTAIVEGLAQKIVYGDVPHFLADKRLLALDISLIVAGTKYRGQFEERLKAIMKELTDNPHIIVFIDELHTLVGAGSAEGSLDAANILKPALSRGEIRCIGATTPAEYRKYIEKDRSLERRFQAIKVDPPSEGETISILLGIKERYEQFHHVEYTREALEAAVYQSSRYITDRFLPDKAIDLVDEAGARAKLREAGYSEEFGEINKSIRVAVEQMESAVSQKDFDKAQFYREQEQVARENLQFVREKFDVRTSARKVVVSRAEIDEVVSKWTGVPLSSINQDESDKLIRMEADLHKRVISQERAISAVSRAIRRSRAGLKSPNRPVGSFMFLGPTGVGKTELARALAQFLFGSENALIRFDMSEYMEKHSVSKLIGSPPGYVGHEEGGQLTEKVKRNPYSVVLLDEIEKAHPDIFNILLQVFEDGHLTDGLGNRVNFKNAILIMTSNIGARFIQKKASMGFQTSEAGDAKGVQEMVLGEVKRTFNPEFINRVDELIVFDALNDDDLRKILTLLVEQLNLNLLDRRMKVIVSPEVADWIIDITCKDRSYGARPLRRAIQRYIEDPLAEELIRGNLLGGEIEVYLEGGQLAYRPAGQPVAAGRRLSSNV; this comes from the coding sequence ATGTTCGAACGCTACACCGAACGAGCCAGGCGGGTTCTATTCTTTGCCCGCTATGAAGCGAGTCAGCTCGGAAGCATCTCGATTGAAACCGAGCATTTGCTTCTAGGGTTGATCCGTGAGGGCAAGGGCCTCACAAGCCGGATCTTTGCCCGATCCCATCTCTCCCTCGAAAACATCCGCAAAGATATCGAAGGCCGCACGGTCTTCCGCGAGAAGGTGTCGACCTCGGTCGAGATCCCGTTCAGCGCCGAAACCAAGCGCGTGCTGCAGTACGCCGCGGAAGAGGCCGATCGCCTCCTGCATAACTACATCGGCACCGAACACCTGCTGCTCGGCATCCTCCGCGAGGAGCGATCCGTGGCCGCGACCATCCTCATGGAAAAGGGGATGCGCCTGCACCAGGTGCGCGAAGACATCGTCCAATTGCTGAACGAGAAGACCTCGCTGACGCGCGTCAAGGAAACCCCGCTCCTGGCCGAGTTCAGCCGCGACCTGACCGAAGCGGCGATGAAGAACTCGCTCGATCCGCTGGTCGGCCGCGACTACGAACTGGAGCGCGTCCAACAGGTGTTGTGCCGCCGCACCAAGAACAACGCCGTGTTGATCGGCGAACCCGGCGTGGGCAAGACCGCCATTGTCGAAGGCCTCGCGCAGAAGATCGTCTACGGCGACGTGCCGCACTTCCTCGCCGACAAGCGCCTGCTGGCGCTCGACATCTCGCTGATCGTCGCCGGCACCAAGTACCGCGGCCAGTTCGAAGAGCGCCTCAAGGCGATCATGAAAGAACTGACCGACAACCCGCACATCATCGTCTTTATCGACGAGTTGCACACGCTCGTGGGGGCGGGGTCGGCCGAAGGGTCGCTCGATGCGGCCAACATCCTGAAGCCGGCGCTCAGCCGCGGCGAGATTCGCTGCATTGGCGCGACGACGCCGGCCGAGTACCGCAAGTACATCGAGAAGGACCGCTCGCTCGAACGCCGCTTCCAGGCGATCAAGGTCGATCCGCCGTCGGAAGGCGAGACCATTTCGATCCTGCTGGGCATCAAGGAACGCTACGAGCAGTTCCATCACGTCGAGTACACCCGCGAGGCGCTCGAGGCGGCGGTCTACCAGTCGAGCCGCTACATCACCGATCGGTTCCTGCCCGACAAGGCGATCGACCTGGTGGACGAGGCGGGCGCGCGCGCCAAGCTGCGCGAGGCCGGCTACAGCGAGGAATTCGGCGAGATCAACAAGAGCATCCGCGTGGCCGTCGAGCAGATGGAAAGCGCGGTCTCGCAGAAGGACTTCGACAAGGCGCAGTTCTACCGCGAGCAGGAGCAGGTGGCGCGCGAAAACCTGCAATTCGTGCGCGAGAAGTTCGACGTGCGCACCAGCGCCCGCAAGGTCGTGGTGTCGCGCGCCGAGATCGACGAAGTGGTCTCGAAGTGGACCGGCGTGCCGCTGTCGTCGATCAACCAGGACGAGAGCGACAAGCTGATTCGCATGGAGGCCGACCTCCACAAGCGCGTGATCAGCCAGGAGCGCGCCATTTCGGCCGTGTCGCGGGCGATTCGCCGCTCGCGGGCCGGGCTCAAGAGCCCGAACCGGCCGGTGGGCAGCTTCATGTTCCTCGGGCCGACCGGCGTCGGCAAGACCGAGTTGGCGCGGGCGCTGGCGCAGTTCCTGTTCGGCAGCGAGAACGCGCTGATTCGCTTCGACATGTCCGAGTACATGGAGAAGCACTCGGTCTCGAAGCTGATCGGCTCGCCGCCCGGATACGTCGGCCACGAAGAGGGCGGCCAGCTGACCGAGAAGGTCAAGCGCAACCCGTATTCGGTGGTGCTGCTCGACGAAATTGAGAAGGCGCACCCCGACATCTTCAACATTCTGCTGCAGGTGTTCGAGGACGGTCACCTGACCGACGGCCTGGGTAATCGCGTCAACTTCAAGAACGCGATCCTGATCATGACCTCGAACATCGGCGCCCGCTTCATCCAGAAGAAAGCGTCGATGGGTTTCCAGACGTCGGAGGCCGGGGATGCCAAGGGCGTGCAGGAAATGGTGCTCGGCGAGGTCAAGCGCACCTTCAATCCCGAGTTCATCAACCGCGTGGACGAGTTGATTGTCTTCGACGCGCTGAACGACGACGACCTGCGGAAGATCCTGACGCTGCTGGTGGAGCAACTCAACCTGAACCTGCTCGACCGCCGGATGAAGGTGATCGTGTCGCCCGAGGTCGCCGACTGGATCATCGACATCACGTGCAAGGACCGTTCGTACGGGGCGCGTCCCCTGCGCCGTGCGATTCAGCGCTATATCGAAGATCCCCTGGCCGAAGAGCTCATCCGCGGCAACCTGCTGGGCGGCGAGATCGAGGTCTACCTCGAGGGGGGGCAGTTGGCCTACCGGCCGGCGGGCCAGCCGGTGGCCGCAGGCCGCCGATTGAGCTCGAACGTCTAA
- a CDS encoding NAD(P)-dependent oxidoreductase, with protein sequence MANTIGFIGLGLMGKPMALNLLKKGFPIIVHSRSRGPVDELVAAGATAAASPADIAKAATRIVTMLPDGPDVSLVLEAPHGIFSAMQRGTVILDSSTIAPATAKRLAAATAERGGQFLDGPVSGGEIGAIAGTLAFMVGGDATAVETMRPVIEAMGSPEKLVHVGDSGAGQVCKACNQIVLGGTMAVVAEAIALSRKAGVDPMKVRAALMGGFAQSRVLDVHGERMITANWKPGFKAKFFKKDLGIALTTLAENGVPAYTSAVVQQLVQAQITAGEGEEDYSGLAKAIFKLANL encoded by the coding sequence ATGGCAAACACCATTGGCTTCATCGGCCTGGGCCTCATGGGCAAGCCCATGGCCCTCAACCTTCTCAAGAAGGGTTTCCCCATCATCGTCCACAGCCGGAGCCGCGGCCCGGTTGACGAACTGGTCGCGGCCGGCGCCACGGCGGCGGCCTCCCCCGCCGACATCGCGAAGGCGGCCACTCGCATCGTCACGATGCTGCCGGACGGACCGGACGTCAGCCTGGTGCTGGAGGCACCACACGGCATCTTCAGCGCGATGCAGCGCGGCACGGTCATTCTCGACTCCTCCACCATTGCCCCGGCGACGGCCAAGCGTCTCGCGGCGGCGACCGCCGAACGCGGTGGTCAGTTCCTGGACGGCCCGGTCAGCGGCGGCGAGATCGGGGCGATCGCCGGCACACTGGCGTTCATGGTCGGGGGCGATGCCACGGCCGTCGAGACCATGCGGCCGGTGATCGAGGCCATGGGCTCACCGGAGAAACTGGTGCACGTCGGCGACTCGGGGGCCGGCCAGGTCTGCAAGGCCTGCAATCAGATCGTCCTGGGCGGCACCATGGCGGTCGTGGCCGAAGCCATCGCGCTGTCGCGCAAAGCCGGCGTCGATCCCATGAAGGTGCGCGCCGCGTTAATGGGCGGCTTTGCGCAAAGCCGCGTGCTGGATGTGCACGGCGAGCGGATGATCACCGCCAACTGGAAGCCGGGGTTCAAGGCCAAGTTCTTCAAGAAGGATTTGGGGATCGCCCTGACGACGCTCGCCGAGAACGGGGTGCCGGCCTACACGAGTGCTGTCGTGCAGCAGCTCGTGCAGGCGCAAATCACCGCGGGCGAAGGCGAAGAGGATTACTCGGGCCTCGCCAAGGCCATCTTCAAGCTCGCGAATCTCTAG
- the solA gene encoding N-methyl-L-tryptophan oxidase: protein MLSRTFDTIVVGLGGMGSAAAAHLAARGQRVLGLEQFQPAHDRGSSHGRSRVIRLAYFEHPAYVPLLRRAYELWRRLETDTGRRLLQVTGGLMIGAPDSEVVSGSLRSAREHGLAHEMLDAAEIHRRFPPFTPRQETVGFYETEAGSLFPEEAIRAHLDVAVAGGAHLHFDEPVDDWRVTAPGTVEVTTPRARYEAGRVVLAPGAWASQLFKLPDLPLTVEPQVLYWFEPAGGSALFSPERFPIYIWDLGDGVQFYGFPADEEGRVKVAFFRTKTGDEPSLRSALAPFVPSLASGSLVDTAPCRYTLTPDHHFVIGLHPDHAQVVVASPCSGHGYKFASVVGEILADLAIGGATRHPIGLFSPARFARRA, encoded by the coding sequence ATGCTTAGCCGGACCTTCGACACGATCGTCGTCGGCCTCGGCGGCATGGGCAGCGCGGCGGCCGCGCACCTTGCCGCGCGTGGCCAGCGCGTGCTCGGTCTCGAGCAGTTCCAGCCGGCGCACGATCGCGGGTCGAGCCACGGCCGCTCGCGCGTCATCCGGCTCGCGTACTTCGAGCATCCGGCCTATGTGCCCCTGCTGCGGCGGGCGTACGAGCTGTGGCGCCGCCTCGAGACCGACACCGGCCGGCGGCTGCTGCAGGTCACCGGCGGGTTGATGATTGGCGCGCCCGACAGCGAGGTCGTGAGCGGCAGCTTGCGCAGCGCCCGTGAACACGGATTGGCGCACGAGATGCTCGACGCCGCGGAGATTCACCGCCGCTTCCCGCCCTTCACGCCGCGTCAAGAAACTGTCGGTTTCTACGAAACTGAAGCAGGTTCACTTTTCCCCGAAGAGGCGATTCGAGCTCATCTCGACGTGGCGGTTGCTGGCGGCGCTCACCTCCACTTCGATGAACCGGTTGACGACTGGCGCGTGACGGCGCCGGGAACGGTTGAAGTAACGACGCCCCGGGCGCGCTACGAGGCCGGGCGGGTCGTGCTGGCCCCTGGCGCGTGGGCGTCACAGTTGTTCAAGCTGCCTGACCTGCCGCTGACCGTCGAACCACAGGTGCTGTACTGGTTCGAGCCCGCCGGTGGTTCGGCGCTGTTTTCGCCCGAGCGTTTCCCTATCTATATCTGGGATCTCGGTGACGGCGTGCAGTTCTACGGGTTTCCGGCGGATGAGGAGGGCCGTGTCAAAGTCGCGTTCTTCAGGACGAAGACTGGCGACGAGCCGTCGCTGCGGTCGGCGCTGGCGCCCTTCGTGCCATCACTCGCGTCGGGATCGCTCGTCGACACCGCGCCGTGCCGATACACCCTCACGCCGGACCATCATTTCGTGATTGGGCTGCATCCAGACCACGCGCAGGTGGTGGTCGCCTCGCCGTGTTCCGGCCACGGTTACAAATTCGCCAGCGTCGTCGGGGAAATCCTGGCGGATTTAGCAATCGGCGGGGCGACCAGGCACCCAATCGGCCTGTTCTCGCCGGCAAGGTTTGCCCGTCGAGCTTGA
- a CDS encoding ABC transporter ATP-binding protein — protein MAFITVTGLNKYYSVAGNPLHVLRDLDLTVEKGEMVAIMGASGVGKSTLLHVMGGLDTIDGGRVQVGEHDITTMTDEARVAFRNRHIGFVFQFHHLLPEFTAIENAMMPMRIARLSVAEARPRAEALLTRVGLGERLDHRPGMLSGGEQQRVAVSRALVMQPSLLLADEPTGDLDEATADSLHELLRAMHAEFGLTAVIATHNPRLAAQCDRTLRLEGGRLHAA, from the coding sequence ATGGCTTTCATCACTGTTACCGGGCTCAATAAGTACTACAGCGTCGCCGGCAACCCGTTGCACGTGCTCCGCGATCTCGATCTCACGGTCGAGAAGGGCGAGATGGTCGCGATCATGGGCGCCTCTGGCGTAGGCAAGAGCACGTTGCTGCACGTGATGGGCGGACTCGACACCATCGACGGCGGCCGGGTCCAGGTCGGCGAACACGACATCACCACCATGACCGACGAGGCACGCGTGGCGTTCAGGAATCGCCACATCGGCTTCGTGTTCCAGTTTCACCATCTGCTGCCGGAGTTCACCGCCATCGAGAACGCGATGATGCCGATGCGCATTGCCCGCCTGTCGGTGGCCGAGGCCCGGCCGCGCGCTGAAGCACTGTTGACGCGCGTGGGCTTGGGCGAGCGGCTGGATCACCGGCCCGGCATGCTCTCTGGTGGCGAGCAGCAACGCGTCGCCGTGTCGCGTGCGCTCGTCATGCAGCCGTCGCTGTTGTTGGCCGACGAGCCCACTGGCGACCTGGACGAGGCAACCGCTGATTCACTTCATGAGCTGCTGCGGGCCATGCATGCCGAGTTTGGGCTGACCGCCGTGATTGCCACCCATAACCCCCGGCTGGCCGCCCAGTGCGACCGCACCCTACGCCTCGAAGGCGGCCGGCTCCACGCCGCCTGA
- a CDS encoding lipoprotein-releasing ABC transporter permease subunit, protein MPFELQVALRYLLAKRRQVFISVISLVSTVGVTVGVMALVIALALMTGLQQELQSRILGSSAHVYVWKPSGITDYQAEVARLRAVPGVIGAAPAIEAKAMITNGSSNGFAMIKGIDPALEPTVTDIGRVLTDGSLDQLTPASDDEFPGILLGKDLAGSLGAMVGDTVTLLTSNGTLTPMGVMPRQRRFRVVGTFRLGLYEVDNGTGLVSLETAMMLAATDRVERIELKVDEVYDAPRIADQIAGDFGTEYVTSDWSDLNQQLYSALMLEKIGMGIGIGLIVMVAALNIVASLILLVMEKTRDIAILKTMGASSRSITLIFLLQGTIIGVLGTLVGAALGTTAAYVLDRYRLITIPSDVYQVNYLPFKLLPGDLVTVVVAAIVVCFVATLYPSRQAARLDPAQALRYE, encoded by the coding sequence ATGCCGTTCGAACTCCAGGTCGCGCTGCGCTACTTGCTGGCCAAGCGCCGCCAGGTGTTCATCTCGGTGATTTCCCTTGTCTCCACCGTCGGCGTCACCGTCGGCGTCATGGCCCTGGTGATCGCGCTGGCGCTGATGACCGGCCTCCAGCAGGAATTGCAGTCCCGCATTCTCGGCTCGTCCGCGCACGTGTATGTGTGGAAGCCGTCCGGCATTACCGACTACCAGGCGGAGGTCGCCAGGCTCCGCGCCGTCCCGGGCGTGATCGGCGCCGCGCCGGCGATTGAAGCCAAGGCCATGATTACCAATGGCAGCAGCAACGGCTTCGCCATGATCAAGGGGATCGATCCGGCCCTCGAACCGACCGTCACCGATATCGGCCGGGTCCTGACCGACGGCTCGCTGGATCAGCTGACGCCGGCCTCGGACGACGAGTTTCCGGGCATCCTGCTGGGCAAGGACCTGGCCGGCTCGCTCGGCGCGATGGTGGGGGACACGGTGACCCTGCTGACGTCGAACGGCACGTTGACGCCCATGGGCGTGATGCCGCGCCAGCGGCGCTTCAGGGTGGTGGGCACTTTCCGCCTTGGCCTCTACGAAGTCGATAACGGGACCGGCCTCGTGTCACTCGAGACGGCGATGATGCTGGCGGCGACCGATCGGGTCGAGCGCATCGAGCTGAAGGTCGACGAAGTCTACGACGCGCCGCGGATTGCCGACCAGATCGCCGGAGACTTCGGCACCGAGTACGTCACCTCGGATTGGTCAGATCTGAACCAGCAGCTCTACTCGGCGCTGATGCTCGAGAAGATCGGCATGGGCATCGGCATCGGCCTGATCGTGATGGTCGCCGCGCTGAACATCGTCGCGTCGCTGATCCTGCTGGTGATGGAGAAGACCCGCGACATTGCCATTCTCAAGACCATGGGGGCCTCGTCTCGCAGCATCACGCTGATCTTCCTGCTGCAGGGTACCATCATCGGCGTGCTGGGCACCCTCGTCGGCGCGGCGCTGGGGACGACGGCGGCCTACGTGCTCGATCGCTACCGGCTGATCACGATTCCGAGTGATGTCTACCAGGTGAACTACCTGCCGTTCAAGCTGCTGCCCGGCGACCTGGTCACCGTCGTCGTGGCCGCGATTGTCGTCTGCTTCGTGGCCACCTTGTACCCGTCGCGCCAGGCGGCGCGCCTGGATCCAGCGCAAGCGTTGCGGTATGAGTAG
- the lysS gene encoding lysine--tRNA ligase, with amino-acid sequence MSSEVVQTEQRKANLEAITRLGFAAYPNKFDTTHTVSELVDGYTETAADVLENPKVETVAAGRVVGIRSFGKAAFLVISDGRSRLQVYVRQDVLSERDYQLAKLLDVGDQVGVTGHLFRTKTNELSIWAAKLEFLAKCFLPLPEKWHGLQDVETRYRQRYLDLIVNPDVRRVFEIRTRAVSAVREFLTANGFLEVETPMMQPIAGGALARPFVTHHNTLDMRLYLRIAPELYLKRLTVGGVERVFEINRNFRNEGISTQHNPEFTMLEFYWAYVDYQRLMTFTEELLTTVAQQVIGTTELPFGEDLIHLSAPFRRLSLRHAAAEKASEKLGRTVTVDELRQVDSARAIAKQLAVDAPKGAGAGKIASNIFEALWEKDLIQPTFVHDFPTEVSPLSKQRPDDPDTVERFELYIGGFEVANAFSELNDPVEQRRRFEAQLADRAAGDQEAHAMDEDYVRALEYGMPPAGGEGIGIDRLVMLLSNSQSIRDVILFPLMRPRAEEPPKAEG; translated from the coding sequence ATGAGTAGTGAAGTAGTCCAGACCGAGCAGCGCAAAGCCAACCTCGAGGCGATTACCCGCCTCGGCTTTGCCGCGTACCCCAATAAGTTCGATACCACCCACACGGTCAGCGAGCTCGTAGACGGCTACACCGAGACCGCCGCCGACGTGCTCGAGAACCCGAAGGTCGAGACCGTCGCCGCCGGCCGGGTGGTGGGCATTCGCAGTTTTGGCAAGGCCGCCTTCCTGGTGATCTCCGATGGCCGTTCGCGGCTGCAGGTGTACGTGCGGCAGGATGTGCTCAGCGAGCGCGACTATCAACTGGCGAAGCTGCTCGACGTCGGCGATCAGGTCGGCGTGACCGGGCACCTGTTCCGAACCAAGACCAACGAGCTGTCGATCTGGGCGGCCAAACTGGAGTTCCTGGCGAAGTGCTTCCTGCCGCTGCCCGAGAAGTGGCACGGCCTTCAGGATGTCGAGACCCGCTATCGCCAGCGCTACCTGGATCTGATCGTGAACCCGGACGTGCGCCGCGTGTTCGAGATTCGCACGCGGGCCGTGTCGGCGGTGCGCGAGTTCCTGACCGCGAACGGCTTCCTGGAAGTCGAGACGCCGATGATGCAGCCGATTGCCGGCGGCGCGCTCGCGCGCCCGTTCGTGACGCATCACAACACGCTCGACATGAGGCTCTACCTGCGAATCGCGCCGGAGTTGTACTTGAAGCGGCTCACGGTCGGCGGCGTCGAGCGCGTGTTCGAGATCAACCGCAACTTCCGCAACGAAGGCATTTCGACGCAGCACAATCCCGAGTTCACGATGCTCGAGTTCTACTGGGCCTACGTGGACTACCAGCGGTTGATGACTTTTACCGAGGAACTGCTGACGACTGTCGCCCAGCAGGTGATCGGCACGACCGAGTTGCCGTTTGGCGAGGATCTCATCCACCTGTCGGCGCCGTTCCGCCGGTTGTCGCTGCGGCATGCCGCGGCCGAGAAGGCCAGCGAGAAGCTTGGCCGGACCGTGACCGTGGACGAGCTGCGCCAGGTGGATTCAGCGCGGGCGATTGCGAAGCAACTCGCGGTTGACGCGCCGAAGGGCGCCGGGGCGGGCAAGATCGCCAGCAACATCTTCGAAGCGTTGTGGGAGAAGGACCTGATCCAGCCCACGTTCGTGCACGACTTTCCGACCGAGGTCTCGCCCCTGTCGAAGCAGCGTCCCGACGATCCCGATACGGTCGAGCGCTTCGAGCTCTACATTGGCGGATTCGAAGTCGCCAACGCCTTCAGCGAGCTGAACGATCCGGTGGAGCAGCGGCGCCGCTTCGAAGCGCAGTTGGCCGACCGGGCCGCCGGCGACCAGGAAGCGCACGCCATGGACGAAGACTACGTGCGGGCGCTCGAATACGGCATGCCGCCGGCCGGCGGCGAAGGCATTGGCATTGACCGGCTGGTCATGCTGCTGTCGAACTCGCAATCGATCCGCGACGTGATCCTGTTTCCGTTGATGCGTCCGCGCGCCGAAGAACCGCCGAAGGCTGAAGGCTGA
- the nusB gene encoding transcription antitermination factor NusB, which yields MSQDSPDAGSRWAGRHNARAAALQALYECEIGGLTPQQALGVLHHAGPPDVNDPGESQHAFVIALVKGALANRASLDERIGDAAKNWRVERMAVLDRLVMQLAVEEMMSHRESPPRVVISEAIELARAYSGEEAAKFVNGVLDGVYRKLKDEGLVAE from the coding sequence GTGAGCCAGGACTCCCCAGACGCCGGCTCGCGCTGGGCCGGACGTCACAACGCCCGGGCCGCTGCACTGCAGGCGCTCTATGAATGTGAAATCGGTGGCCTGACGCCGCAGCAGGCGCTCGGTGTCCTGCATCACGCCGGGCCACCCGATGTCAACGATCCGGGCGAGTCGCAACATGCGTTCGTCATCGCCCTGGTCAAGGGCGCCCTTGCCAACCGCGCCAGCCTTGACGAGCGGATCGGCGACGCCGCGAAGAACTGGCGGGTGGAACGGATGGCGGTGCTCGATCGCCTGGTCATGCAGCTGGCGGTAGAGGAAATGATGAGCCACCGCGAGAGCCCGCCGCGCGTGGTGATCAGCGAAGCCATCGAACTGGCGCGCGCCTACAGCGGCGAAGAGGCCGCCAAGTTCGTGAACGGCGTCCTCGACGGCGTCTATCGCAAGTTGAAGGACGAAGGCCTCGTCGCCGAGTAA
- the ribH gene encoding 6,7-dimethyl-8-ribityllumazine synthase, with amino-acid sequence MRIGIVVARFNDFVTERLLEGATAALADAGVGGDSVDVIRVPGAFEIPMAAQRIAETGQVEAVICLGCLIRGATPHFEYIASACAHGITAAAASTGVPMAFGVLTTNSAEEALERVAPGPSHKGREAADAAVEMARLFARIGDGRR; translated from the coding sequence ATGCGCATTGGCATTGTCGTCGCCCGGTTCAACGACTTCGTTACCGAGCGTCTGCTGGAAGGGGCGACCGCGGCGCTGGCTGACGCCGGCGTCGGCGGTGACTCCGTCGATGTGATCCGGGTTCCGGGCGCGTTCGAGATCCCGATGGCGGCCCAGCGCATTGCCGAGACCGGCCAGGTGGAGGCGGTGATCTGCCTCGGCTGCCTGATTCGCGGCGCCACGCCGCACTTCGAATACATCGCGTCGGCCTGCGCCCACGGCATCACCGCGGCTGCTGCCAGCACCGGCGTGCCCATGGCGTTCGGCGTCCTGACCACGAACTCGGCTGAAGAAGCGCTGGAGCGCGTGGCGCCGGGGCCGTCGCACAAGGGCCGAGAGGCGGCGGACGCGGCGGTCGAAATGGCGCGGTTGTTTGCGCGCATTGGGGACGGCCGCCGGTGA
- a CDS encoding enoyl-CoA hydratase-related protein, translated as MTFDNLLLARDGAVAIVTLNRPKVLNALNNQTLAELSACMAGLKADDSVRAVILTGAGEKSFVAGADINELAALSPVEGQAHARRGQLIFDAIEQLGKPVIAAINGFALGGGCELAMACTIRLAADTARFGQPEVNLGLLPGYAGSQRLPRLVGKGVALEILLTGDMVSAARAYEIGLVNRVVPAAELMAEAIKLAQALAAKAPIAVRFILEAVNQGLESPFAAGEYLETTLFGTIASSADMREGTKAFLEKRPAVWQGK; from the coding sequence ATGACCTTTGACAACCTCCTGCTTGCCCGTGATGGCGCCGTCGCCATCGTCACCCTCAATCGGCCCAAAGTCCTGAACGCCCTGAACAATCAGACCCTGGCAGAACTGTCGGCGTGCATGGCCGGCCTCAAGGCCGACGATAGCGTGCGTGCCGTCATCCTGACCGGGGCCGGTGAGAAGTCGTTTGTCGCCGGTGCCGACATCAACGAACTGGCGGCGCTGTCGCCGGTGGAAGGCCAGGCGCACGCGCGCCGGGGCCAACTGATCTTCGATGCCATCGAGCAACTCGGTAAGCCGGTGATCGCCGCGATCAACGGCTTTGCACTGGGCGGCGGCTGTGAGCTGGCCATGGCGTGCACGATTCGCCTGGCGGCCGATACGGCGCGGTTCGGACAGCCCGAGGTCAACCTGGGACTGCTCCCCGGCTATGCCGGAAGCCAGCGGCTGCCGCGGCTGGTGGGCAAAGGCGTGGCGCTCGAGATCCTGCTGACCGGCGACATGGTGAGCGCCGCGCGCGCGTACGAGATTGGCCTGGTCAATCGGGTGGTGCCGGCCGCCGAGTTGATGGCCGAGGCCATCAAGCTGGCGCAGGCGCTGGCGGCGAAGGCGCCGATCGCTGTGCGCTTCATTCTCGAGGCCGTCAACCAGGGCCTCGAGTCGCCGTTCGCGGCCGGCGAGTACCTGGAAACCACGTTGTTTGGGACCATTGCTTCGTCCGCCGACATGCGCGAAGGCACCAAGGCCTTTCTCGAGAAGCGCCCGGCCGTGTGGCAAGGCAAGTAA
- a CDS encoding VanZ family protein has protein sequence MILLWAPVVVYMAAIIYGATAASVPGPVGSWFSDTFLHGGGYFGLALLTLRALARGRWSGVTTSALLLAWCISMVHGAAVEWLQMYVPTRMAEWRDLGNNAIGAAVALGAARAWGIMRSTSRAKPNS, from the coding sequence TTGATACTCCTCTGGGCACCCGTCGTCGTCTACATGGCGGCGATCATCTACGGCGCCACGGCCGCGTCCGTGCCTGGGCCCGTCGGCAGCTGGTTTTCAGACACCTTCCTGCATGGCGGCGGCTATTTCGGCCTGGCCCTGCTGACGCTGCGCGCGCTGGCGCGCGGACGCTGGTCGGGTGTCACGACAAGCGCGCTGCTGCTGGCGTGGTGCATTTCGATGGTGCACGGCGCCGCGGTCGAGTGGCTGCAGATGTACGTGCCGACGCGCATGGCCGAGTGGCGCGACCTGGGCAACAACGCGATCGGGGCGGCGGTGGCCCTCGGGGCGGCACGGGCGTGGGGTATCATGAGGAGTACGTCGCGGGCCAAGCCAAACAGCTAG
- a CDS encoding DUF2085 domain-containing protein, translating into MKLPDFFGFLAGLAYLAGSVVCHQLPERSFFTAGMQWPVCARCAGIYLGVAVGFAAWWMLRRWISPRPGGRAWLTMLAVVATPTAASWVGGVLGFWDGTNGIRFALAAPLGLTVGVIAAAVTAKDLR; encoded by the coding sequence GTGAAATTGCCTGATTTCTTTGGTTTTCTTGCCGGTTTGGCCTATCTTGCGGGCTCGGTGGTCTGCCACCAGCTGCCGGAACGCTCTTTTTTCACGGCGGGTATGCAGTGGCCGGTTTGTGCACGATGCGCCGGGATCTACCTCGGGGTCGCCGTGGGGTTTGCCGCCTGGTGGATGCTTCGCCGGTGGATCAGCCCGCGGCCCGGCGGGCGAGCGTGGCTGACCATGCTCGCGGTGGTGGCGACGCCGACCGCTGCGTCGTGGGTGGGCGGGGTTCTGGGCTTTTGGGACGGCACCAACGGCATTCGCTTCGCACTGGCGGCGCCCCTGGGACTGACCGTGGGCGTGATCGCGGCGGCGGTGACCGCAAAAGACCTGAGGTAA